The sequence AAGATTCGACAACTCCTTGGGTGAACAAATTAAATTCTCAGGCCAGGCAGTCAAGTGCAGATAGAGCATGGCAAGCCATTTCTCGGTTTTATGCCAACTGTCGAGATTCATCAATCAGAAAGAAAGGCTTTCCTAAATTCAAAAAGCATAGTAGGTCAGTAGAATATAAAACCACTGGATACTCGCTTTCAGATGACAGGAAACAAATCGCTTTCACTGATGGATTTAAAGCAGGAACGTTTGACCTGTGGTGTAGCCAGAAAACTTTAGTCTACTACTCATCTCAACAGATTAAGCGAGTCAGAGTAGTCAAAAGAGCAGATGGATATTATGGCCAATTTCTCATCAACTACGACAGAGAAGAGAAGCATGAATTCACTGGCTCTGTAGTAGGAATAGACTTAGGCTTGAAAGAGTTTTATACCGACTCTAATGGCAACACAGTAAAAAATCCTCGCTTCCTGAGCCAGTCAGAAAGGCGTTTAAAGAAAGCTCAAAGAAGGCTATCTAAGCGTCATCGAAAGGGACAGAAACAGTCCAATAATTATCATAAGCAACGGCAAAAAGTTGCCTTATTGCATTTAAAAGTTTCTCGACAACGTAAAGACAGAGCTATTAAGGATGCTTTGGCGTTAGTCCAATCTAATGATTTGGTAGTCTATGAAGCTTTGAAAGTGTCTAATTTAGTGAAAAATCACAAGTTAGGTAAAAGCATTAGCGATGCTTCTTGGTATCAATTCACGCAATGGGTGAATTATTTGGCCAAGATTCACCAGATAACTTGTATTGCTGTACCGCCACAATTCACAACTATTGACTGCTCGGTTTGTGGGGCAAAAGTCTATAAGACTTTGAGTACTAGAACCCATCAATGCCCTCACTGTCAAACAGTTTTAGATCGTGACTGGAATGCCGCTATCAATATTCTTAAAAAAGGGTTGAAATACTTGGGAGAATATCTCAACGGTACTGTTGGGCAAACAGAAACCGACCCAAACGACTGGGGAGAGTCCGGCCTCTGGGTCTTTAACAGAGATGTTGAAGATTTAAGTCGTCTCGTTGAGCCAGTAATCTCAAGAAGTGATTCTGGGAGAATCCCCCATCACAGCGAAGCTTGACGGTGGGAGTATGTCAATCTAGTTGCTCGAATAAATCGGCCAAAATAGTATTAGAAACTAAAAATCCTTCCGGATCTGTTAAACTTATCTTTCCTTGGTAAGGTACGCGATCGCGATTTTCTCCTTTCCAATTAAATTGGTTGATATCGACAACTTTTACTAGACCTTGCTGATAATAAGGTTGCAAACACCGCCAGATTTTATGCAAAATTTCTTTACCGAAATTGTCAATTAAAACAGTTAAATCTAACCCTTCCTCTAAACGCAGACCTAACATCAAAGTTTCTAACAAAATATCATTTGATGACACTGGCTCGCACTCTATTTTAGCTCCCGATGTTACCCATTCATAATATTCCCTTCGAGTGCGAGGTCTAGTAAACCGCCGCCCGCCAACGTAACTCGCCGCACCCATACCAAAACCATAATAGGATTGATTTTGCCAATAAACTCGATTATGACGGCATTGATGACCTGGTTGGGCGTAATTAGAAATTTCGTAATGTTGATAACCTGCATTATTTAGCACTTTTTGAGCTAACTTGTACATTTGCACGGTTGTTTCATCAGTCGGTAAAGGTTGAGAACCTGGTTTAAATTGACGACCGAAAGGAGTCATCGGTTCAATGGTTAAATCGTAGACGGAAATATGAGTTGTCAAAAGCGCAACTGCTGTCTCTAAGGAAGTTTGCCATTGTGATAAAGTTTGATTTGGTAATCCAGAAATTAAATCCAAACTAAATTCTGGAAAATCTACTTGATGAATTAATTGTACTGCGGCGAAAATATCCGATCCAGTATGAGAACGTCCGCAAATTTTTAATAATTCATCCTGGAATGCTTGCACTCCTACGCTAATTCGATTGATTCCAGCATTTCGATATCCTTTTAAGCGCCCTAAATCAAAAGTACCCGGGTCGATTTCCATTGAAATTTCCGCATTTGTTGCAATGCCAAATTTTTTTTCTATTCGCGCTAATAAGCGATTTACCTGTTCTACTGATAACAGGGAAGGAGTACCGCCTCCAAAAAAAACTGTTTGTAGGGGTTTTCCCAAATTAGGAGTAATTTCGATTTCCTGACTGAGCATTTCTACATACTGCTCGATAGTGCCAGATGTCTCACCGCGAATTTTATCTCCTACTACGGAAATAGGGAAGTCGCAATAATAACACCGCCTTCGACAAAAAGGGATGTGTATGTAGGCTGATGTGGGAATGGTAAAATTTGTAATCTGTGGCTTTTGTATTGGTAAATTGTCAGTTGTAGCTGGGTTTTTCATCATATTTTTCAAAATTAACCAAAATATTTCAATATCAAACTTGTCGCAAAAACTCAAAATAACGAAGCAATACTTAAAATAATTATTAACACTTGTAAAGTTAATCAATTAAACTTAAAAATTTTAGCTGAAATGCTGAAATGACAAAGTTTTCAGAGAAGTAATCCGCTGGTGAGAAGCTAAGAGTTTGGAAGATATAATAGAACCTGAGAAAACACAACTTCTCTTTTTTTATTGCCAATCTTTCTTTATCCCTGAGAGTTAAGGCAAATCCCATCTATTAGCTTAAAACAATGCTTGACGCAATCATTATTATATTATTCATCGTAGCTACGGCGGGGATCGGCTTTGGTAGTATTGACTTGTTACCGAAGACGGTGTTAGACCAGGTAACTAATCTGGAAGGTTTGCGGTTCGTACTGGCGGCTTTTGGTGCGATTATTGGTGGAGCGATCGGCTTGAGCGTTCAAACTACCTATCGCCGTATAGAACGCCGATTTCGAGAATTGCCGATCGATGTCTTACTGACTCGTGCGGTGGGGCTGGTCATCGGCTTGTTGGTGGCCAACTTGATGTTAGCACCGATTTTCTTGCTGCCAATTCCGAGCGATTTTAGCTTCATCAAGCCATTGGTAGCCATTTTGGGCAGCATAATGTTAGGATTTTCCGGCATTAACCTGGCAGATATTCACGGACGCAGTTTTTTGCGGTTGATCAATCCTCACAGTGTAGAAACTCTGTTGGTAGCTGAAGGTACTCTTAAACCTGCTTCTACCAAGGTTTTGGATACCAGTTGCATCATTGACGGACGAATTGAAGAATTGCTGGATACTGGTTTCGTCGAGGGGCAAATTCTCGTTCCTCAGTTCGTTTTGCGGGAGTTACAGCAAGTGGCGGATGCTTCCAACGATCAAAAGCGGGTGCGGGGGCGTCGCGGCTTGGATATCCTGAATCGGATGAAGACTAGTTATTCGGAACGAATCGTGATTCACTCGGCTGATTACGAGGATATTCCGACCGTAGATGCGAAGTTAGTCCATTTAGCTCAGGAAATCAACGGTACGCTACTGACTAATGATTACAACTTGAGTAAGGTCGCTAGTTTGCAGAAAGTGCCGGTACTCAATATCAATGACTTGGCTCATGCGGTTCGTCCTTCTTATCTACCGGGCGATACCATTGATTTGAAAATTCTCAAGGAAGGAAAAGAGCCGAGTCAGGGAATTGGCTATCTTGATGACGGTACTTTGGTGGTGGTGGAAGAAGGCAACCGATATGTGGGCAGCGAATTACGAGTTGTTGTCACTTCTGCTTTACAAACTTCCGCTGGGAGGATGATTTTTGCCCGCCCCCAGGCCGCTGAAGGGGTGAAGGTATAGTGTTTGTCATTTGTCAGTTGTCATTGGTCATTTGTAAAAAGTTGATTTTTAGGCGCGATCGTTTTCTTCCATAACTAATGACCAATGACCAACGACCAATGACCAATCTTTTATGAGTCGCTTTGCAAAATAGTTTTGGAGACAATGCGAGTTTTTTTGCGATCGGCTTCTGAGAGTTCTTCCCCTGATTGGAGACGGGTGGCATTGATTTGCAATACGGTGGCGGCGCTTTTATCTCCCATTTGGAGTGCGGTTTTGGCGGCAGTTTGCAGCATGGTGGCAGCGCCAGAGCGATCGCCTTGTTGCAATTTGGTTTCGGCAATTTGAGTTTGGCGATATTTTGCTAAAGCCAAAATCGAATTTTGTACTTCCGGGTTAATATTTGGTTGGTAATTGCGCTGGAAGTTTGCCTCGACGGAAATTACTTCGGAAAGTAACTTTTCTTTGCCTTGGGCCGGATCGTCGTAGCGAACTTGGAGACGGACGACTGTCTGCATTCCTTCTGGCATTTGACCTACGTACAGGTTAGCCAAAATTACCCGTTCTTGCTCGGTCATCAAATCGCCTAAGCGCACTACCCAGCGATTGTTTTCTGGTTGTACTGGTAGTTCGATCGTATCTGGGGAAACTTGCGCGACTGGTTTAAGTTCTGCTAAACGTACTTTTGGCAATAAATCGAATAAAAGATAAGCGTTAGTCAATCCGACTGATTGCATCCTTTTAAATAAGCGACTAAATTCTTCTACCGCTTGGTCGGGACGTTCGATATAAGATAGAGTACCGCCCCCAGCATCGGCAATTTGTTCTAAGATATCCTGGTTCCAGTGAGAGCCAAACCCCAAAGTATTTACTGTCAAATTATACCCAGCAGCTAAATGAGCTAATTTGAGACATTTTTCATTGCTGCCGTGTTCGTTTTCCCCATCAGTGAGCAAAAAGGCGTAAGAAACGGTATCTTTTTTACCTTTAGCCATTTCTTCGATGCCGAGTTTGAGTCCCTCATCGATCGAAGTGCCACCATCTGCCCTCAACTGGCTGATTTGGCGTTTAATGCTGTTGGGATCGTTAATAACTTGATTGGGAATTAAGACTTTGGCGCGGTGATCGAAGGCTACTACGGAAAGACGATCGCCTGGGTTAAGTTTTTCGACTAATTTGCCAGCCGCTTGTTTAACCGTTTCTAACGGTCGCCCCCCCATTGAGCCACTGCGATCCAAAATCAAACATAAGTTGAGGGGGATGTTTTCTATAAGTTCCCCAGGAGTAGCAGAAATGGAAACCTGTAGTTGTCGCTGACTGCTGGGTTGATTGGCATCTATGTTTTTATCGTTCAGTATAGGTTGCAAATTAACTTTCATAATCAAAAATCCTCTATAGCCAAAAAGATATACTATTTATCTCACGACCAAACAATAGCTTTCCGCGATCGCAACCAGCATAGGCCAATCAGTGATAGAGTTCTTCCGCCACAGGTGTGGAAATCCGTGCATTTGTGGCTACAACCAGACAAGCTAGCGCGTTACCATGAAAAATACAGTGATATAGTTTTGGGCGACACCTCCTAATATGGAATCACCGATTAAGGCTGTGCAAGCTCCGTACTACGGAGATGCTGCTTACCGAACACCACCGCCAGATTTACCATCCTTAATGTTAAAAGAACGGATCGTTTATCTGGGATTACCTCTATTTTCCTCCGACGAGATCAAAGCTCAAGTAGGTGTAGACGTAACTGAACTAATTATTGCCCAACTGCTGTATCTGCAATACGAAGACCCGGACAAACCGATCAAGATTTACATTAATTCTACCGGGACTGCTTGGTATGGCGGAGATGCGATCGGCTTTGAAACAGAAGCGTTTGCCATCTGCGACACCCTCAATTACATTAAGCCACCAGTGCATACCATCTGTCTGGGTCAGGCAATGGGTACGGCAGCAATGATTTTAGCAGCAGGCACCAAAGGGTGCAGGGCTAGCTTACCTAACGCTACGATCGTCCTACACCAAGCTCGCACGCGTGCACGCGGTCAAGCGACAGACATCCAGATTCAGGCTAAAGAAGTTTTGGCGAACAAACAGGCGATCGTTGACATTTTTGCCAAAAATACAGGTCAACCGCCCGAAAGAATCGCCAAAGATATGGATCGGATGTTCTACATGACTCCGGAACAAGCCAAAGAATATGGCATTATCGATCGAGTTTTGGAAAGTGCCAAAGACCTTCCTCAACCAATCCCATCCCTTCACAGTTAAATTTTAATCGTTCGCGACAAGGAAGAAATGCTATGCCAATTGGTATTCCTAGAGTCCCGTATCGCTTCCCTGGTGAACCTTTTACCCAGTGGATTAATATTTACGAACGTCTTTCCTTAGAAAGGATTATCTTCCTTAGCGGTGAAGTCAGCGATGGGATGGCAAATTCCATCATTGCTAGGCTGCTTTACATGGACTCGGAGGATCAAAACAAAGATATCTATATCTATATCAATTCTCCCGGTGGTTCCGTAACGGCAGGTTTAGCAATTTACGACACCATGCAGCACGTCAAATCGAATATTGTAACGATTTGCGTAGGTTTGGCCGCATCAATGGGGTCTTTCTTGCTGATGGCAGGTACTAAAGGTAAACGCTTAGCCCTACCTCACTCTCGAATCATGATCCACCAACCCTCCGGCGGTACGAGAGGACAAGCTACCGATATTGAGATTGAAGCTAGAGAAATCCTGCGAATTCGTCGCCAACTGAACCAAATCTATGCAGATAGAACCGGTCAGTCTCTAGAAAAAATCGAAAAAGACATGGATAGGGACTTTTTCATGTCTGCTGACGAAGCAAGGGAATATGGTTTGATTGACAAGGTAATTGAGGATCGTTCCTCAGAAATAAAAGTTCCAGTTACCGTGTAACCATTACCTTTTAAACATAGGGAAAAGAAAAGGGGTAAGCAAAAATGCTTTCCCTTTCTTCTTTTGTTTTTTTTCTTAGATATTTGTTATAACTAAAATCTAAAATCTAAAATCGGTTTGGGCTTTGCTATCATCGGCAATAAGTGTTGCGATCGACTAAATGAATCTGGCGGATTGCTATCGATTACTGGGATTGAATTCGGGAGCTAAATTGGCAGAGGTAAAAGCTGCTTATCGTCGTTTGGCGCGACGTTATCATCCCGACGTGAACCCGACTGATAAAGAAGCGAAAGAAAAGTTTATAGCGATTACCGAGGCTTACCAGTTTCTCTTGAGCGTTGTCAAGGAAGAAGAAGTTTCTCAAAAGTGGAATCAAGCTGAGACGCCGCCTAAACAAGAACCACCAGCACCGAAAGCGTCCTCCCCGCCACCAGAAACCAAGGTAACTCGCAAAGCCAAACCTACGCCGCCAGAGCCTCAGTTATCGGAAGAGGAAAAAAAGCTGAAGTGGCAATCTTACGATCAATTGCAGTTATTGCTAAAGACTCAGAGGTATCCGCGCGCGATCGCACTAGTAGAAGGTTTAGCACAACGACTGCCCCAAGATCCAGAAGTACGCCAATGGCAAGCAATTGCATATCAACGCTGGGGTCGCCAACTCATCAGTGAGGGAGAATTAGAAAAAGCCAGAGTTTACCTCAAAAAAGCCTTGAAAACTGACCCCCACAATCGTTCCCTCTGGTTTGAGGTAGAACGTGATTTCCGCCGTATCGAACAGGTTTATTGATATTTTTCCGTTCGTAGTAATGACTTCAGTCCTTTCTTTCAGGGAAATGCGCCCAAGTATTCGCACCGCCATAACTCTTAGCATTCACCAAGCTATAAGAATAAAGTAAATTTTCTCCCGTTAAATCCCTGCGATAACCCGAATCGAAATACTCTCCATAAGGGTCATTAACAAAAAATCCTTGCTCATTATAACCGCGCAAAACAATAATATGCCCCGATCTCGTGAATTGACCGGAATAAATAACTGGATTCCCATTCGCTAAATGAATCTTTACTTCATCCCAAGTAGCATCAGTTTTGAACGAATCATAGATATCGTAATCAAGGAAAACTCGCCGCAAGTGATCGTGAACGTGACGATCCCATCCTTTCCTTTCCACTAGCTCAAAAAGCTCATCTTCTAACTGCTTATTTCGCCTAGCTGGTCTCACCCCATAGTAATACAAGCACATAGCAACGCAAGTAACATTACAAGTACCATGTGGAGAATATCTATTATTCAATTGGCTGAAGTAAGGAATAGGTAAACGTACTTGCTTGGGAAGGCGATCGTTTTTAGTAAATTTACCGATTAGCTTTACTCCATCATCGCCAATAATCTCGATATGCGGCTGATAAGCCACCCAAGTATTTCTACCTTTCAGGAAAGCATTATCTATAGCAACTCTTATGTGATTGCTGATTTCTTTATAAGAGTGAACTTCAAATACTTTACCAGCTTCTACTTCTACTTTTTCATTTTCTGGTAGGTCAGATGCTTGAACGGGTGCTTGCTTGAATACAGTATCTCTAATCACTCTTAATTTCATGATACTCTAACCAAATTCGCTACCCATTGATCCCGAATCTCAGCTAAGTTATCAGGAAAAAGTCTTAACAGATAGCGATCTTATTATCAGTAAAAATTCCTACTAATTAGCCAAATCACTATTAAAATATTTTCTTTGATAAAGCAAATTTTTAAAATTAATTTGAGCTTTTAAAAAGGTACGTAATTGCGTTTAGCAGTAAACTCAACTACGTACCAAGAAAATTGCTAAATATTGTGGCACTATGTGGAAGTTCTTTTTTTTAGTTGCTAAAAAGGTTTTTGACCAACAAAATTACCCGGTGGATTGTATTGGCAAACCAAATAATCTCTCTGACGGCCTCTCGCTAAACCGCAACCAACTTGAGTAGTATTTTTCCAGATGATTTGGGTGTAGTGACCGCATCTATGCCAACCGCCTTGGCAAGTATGAGGAACGGGTCGGTTAGGAATGAAATATTTTTTTTGTTCTCCCCAAGCATTCACCATTTCTATTTGGGAATAAGCATTGGGTGTACCTGACCAAAGATTTTCTCCATATCTGGTAGAACTATGTCGCATCGAGTTGATGGATGCCAGGTGATTTGCCCAAGTTTGAGCGGAGTTAGCTAAATTTTCCGACCATTGGAGAGATGCTATACCGATTTCGCGACGATATTGATTATGAGTTGCTAAAATTACTGTTTTGTTTAGGCTTTTGACTAATGAAATTGGGTAATTATAAATCTTTTCTTTTTTGCTGGTGGCTGATGGTAATGCAGTTTTGGTTAAGCCAGTACTGATAGTAGCCACGCCTAAACTAAATCCAATTGCTACCATCACAAAAATTACTTGAGAGCGTTTCACCATTCTAGATCTCGCGGTATAGTTGACTAGGCACTTTAGCGTTATCCTCATCAATTACTAATACTGCAATATCTGAGTTGAAACCGCAGCTTAAATTATTCTGCACGGAGATAGAGAATTAATAAATTGGATTATTTTGGTTGGCATACTTTTAGTTTTGCCAGTGCTTCGGGATGGGTAACAAAGTAATCTTTCAGCCAGTTGCAACCTCGCGCTAGTAGTAAATCTAAGTTGCCAACGCTTTCCACATTCCAAACCCTGGCGGTTGCGTCAGCAGAGGCAGTGACTATATGTTTGCTGTCGGGGCTAAAATTGGCACTGTAAACAAAACCCTGATGACTTTTAAGTTCGGCTAATAACTGACCCGATAAATCCCAAACTTTGGCAGTTTTATCGGCTGAAGCGGTGACGATGCGTTGACCATCAGGACTAAAATGGGCGCTATTAACAGAACCCTGATGGCCTTTGAGTTCAGTTAATAGCTGACCCGATAAACCCCATACTCTGGCGATGTTATCCCTGGAACCAGTAACGATGCGTTGGCCGTCTGGACTAAAAGTGGCTCTGTTGACAAGACCCTGATGACCTTTAAGTTCAGCTAATAGCTGACCTGATGAATCCCATACTCTGGCGGTGTTATCTCTTGAGGCAGTCACGATGCGTTGACCGTCTGGACTAAAGTTGGCAGTGTAGACAGAACCCTGATGACCTTTGAGTTCGTTTAATAGCTGACCAGATAAATCCCACACTCTGGCAGTGTTATCTTTTGAAGCAGTCACAATGCGTTGACCGTCTGGACTAAAAATAGCTCTATAGACAATACCTTGATGACCTTTGAGTTCGTTTAATAGTTGACCAGACAAATCCCACACTCTGGCGGTATTGTCCCATGAGGCAGTCACAATGTGTTGGCCGTCGCGACTAAAGTTGGCGCTGCTAACATAAAGCCGATGACCTTTGAGTTCAGCTAATAGCTGGCCAGATAAATCCCATACTCTGGCGGTCTTGTCATTTGAGGCAGTCACGATGCGTTGACCATCAGGACTAAAATTGGCTGTGTTGACAGGAACCTGATGGCCTTTGAGTTCAGTTAATAGCTGACCAGATAAATCCCATACTCTGGCGCTGTTGTCCTCCGATACAGTAACGATATATTGACCATCAGGACTAAAATTGGCAGTGTTGACAAGACCATGATGACCTTTGAGTTCTGTTAATAGTTGACCAGATAAATCCCATACTCTAGCAGTCTTGTCCTCCGAAGCAGTCACGATGCGTTGACCATCGTGACTAAAATTGGCGCTATTAACATAAAGCCGATGACCTTTGAGTTCGGTTAATAGCTGACCCGATAAATCCCATACTCTAGCAGTGTTGTCCCAGGAGGCAGTCACGACACGTTGACTATCGGGACTAAAATTGGCGCTGAAAACAGGAACCTGATGAACTTCGAGTTCGATTAATAACTGACCCGATAAATCCCATACTCTAGCAGTGTTGTCCCATGAAGCAGTCACGATGCGTTGACCATTGGGACTAAAATTGGCTGTGTTGACAGGGCCTTGATGACCTTTGAGTTCGATTAATAGCTGACCTGATAAATCCCACACTCTGGCGGTGTTATCTCTTGAGGCAGTAACGATGCGTTGGCCGTCTGGACTAAAATTGGCTGTGTTGACAGGAACCTGATGACCTTTGAGTTCAATTAATAGTTGACCCGATAAATCCCACACTTTAGCGGTGTTATCCCATGAGGCAGTCACGATGTGTTGACCGTCGAAACTAAAGTTGGCGCTGTTGACAATATCCTGATGACCCTTGAGTTTGGCTAATAGCTGACCGGATAAATCCCACAATCTGGCGGTGTTATCTCTTGAGGCAGTCACGATGAGTTGACCGTCTGGACTAAAGTTGGCGCTGTTGACAATATCCTGATGACCTTTGAGTTCAATCAATAGCTGACCAGATAAATCCCACACTTTAACAGTGTTGTCATTTGAGGCAGTCACGATACGTTGACCATCGGGACTAAAATTAGCGCTGTTGACAGAACCCTGATGATTTGACAGTTGAGTTTGCTCATGGATATTGTCGAGAATTGTTTGTAAAGTGAAGAGTGGGCTAGTAACTGGATATTCTTCTAGTAGCCGTCCGTCTTTAACCAGTTCTTTTAAATCTTGTCCAGCCTGCATTGCTAATAATAACGCTTCTATTTCTTGATGTTCAAACTGCTTTAGAGCATTTGTTGCTTCCCTCTCAAGCCTTGTAGCTTCTCGTGCCTCTCTTAGTAATTGCTCCGCTTTTTTTCTAGCTTCAGCTAATATTTGGTTGGCTTGTCTTTGTGCATCTAAAGCACTTTGAAGTTCTCGCTTATCCAATTCTTGACCTGCGGTTAAAAACTGATAATCCTTATTGCTTAAACTTTTATCAGTTGCCCATACAAGTGCATATTGTAATGCTTGTCCTCGCAGTAGCCGCGATTCATCTTGGCAATTGGAATCCAACCAAGCTGCGAAAGCTTCCGCATACGGACGCAAATTAGCTAATTCTTTCTCGACCCAACTCAGGTTAAAAACTTCTTCGTAAATGCGGTTAGCAACTCGCACCTGTCCTTGCCGTCTCACGACTAATCCGGTTAGTCGCAATTCCATTTGTTCGGCGCTGTCATCTGCTGCTACTCCTCCCTTTTGCAAAATTTGCTGATACAGTCCCAGCAGGCGAGAAGAGCGTTTTTCGTTAAATAGGATGCGGTCTCTAATCGTCTTTAAATGCTCTGGTTCATCTTGGGCTTCCCAATTTTCAATTACTTTTGTTTGTACCAAAGCTGTTACCCAATTTTCAGGATTTTGAATTGTTTCTGCATTAGCAAAAACGAGCTTGCAAACTTTTTGAGTTAAAAATGGTTGTCCGCCAGTCCAATAGAATATGGCTGGTATCAGTACCATTGGATTGCTAATTTTTGCTGCCAAGCCTTGCGCTAGAGGTGCGGCTTCTTCTAGTTGAAAGCCTGTTAATTCAATTGCTCGACCAAT comes from Leptolyngbyaceae cyanobacterium and encodes:
- a CDS encoding CAP domain-containing protein, whose translation is MVKRSQVIFVMVAIGFSLGVATISTGLTKTALPSATSKKEKIYNYPISLVKSLNKTVILATHNQYRREIGIASLQWSENLANSAQTWANHLASINSMRHSSTRYGENLWSGTPNAYSQIEMVNAWGEQKKYFIPNRPVPHTCQGGWHRCGHYTQIIWKNTTQVGCGLARGRQRDYLVCQYNPPGNFVGQKPF
- a CDS encoding transposase, which translates into the protein MLVVEAKLKNGTPEQYQKLDEAIRTAQFVRNKCVKYWMENKGTTRNDLQKLCAVLAKDSTTPWVNKLNSQARQSSADRAWQAISRFYANCRDSSIRKKGFPKFKKHSRSVEYKTTGYSLSDDRKQIAFTDGFKAGTFDLWCSQKTLVYYSSQQIKRVRVVKRADGYYGQFLINYDREEKHEFTGSVVGIDLGLKEFYTDSNGNTVKNPRFLSQSERRLKKAQRRLSKRHRKGQKQSNNYHKQRQKVALLHLKVSRQRKDRAIKDALALVQSNDLVVYEALKVSNLVKNHKLGKSISDASWYQFTQWVNYLAKIHQITCIAVPPQFTTIDCSVCGAKVYKTLSTRTHQCPHCQTVLDRDWNAAINILKKGLKYLGEYLNGTVGQTETDPNDWGESGLWVFNRDVEDLSRLVEPVISRSDSGRIPHHSEA
- a CDS encoding ATP-dependent Clp protease proteolytic subunit — its product is MPIGIPRVPYRFPGEPFTQWINIYERLSLERIIFLSGEVSDGMANSIIARLLYMDSEDQNKDIYIYINSPGGSVTAGLAIYDTMQHVKSNIVTICVGLAASMGSFLLMAGTKGKRLALPHSRIMIHQPSGGTRGQATDIEIEAREILRIRRQLNQIYADRTGQSLEKIEKDMDRDFFMSADEAREYGLIDKVIEDRSSEIKVPVTV
- a CDS encoding C39 family peptidase; this translates as MKLRVIRDTVFKQAPVQASDLPENEKVEVEAGKVFEVHSYKEISNHIRVAIDNAFLKGRNTWVAYQPHIEIIGDDGVKLIGKFTKNDRLPKQVRLPIPYFSQLNNRYSPHGTCNVTCVAMCLYYYGVRPARRNKQLEDELFELVERKGWDRHVHDHLRRVFLDYDIYDSFKTDATWDEVKIHLANGNPVIYSGQFTRSGHIIVLRGYNEQGFFVNDPYGEYFDSGYRRDLTGENLLYSYSLVNAKSYGGANTWAHFPERKD
- a CDS encoding VWA domain-containing protein encodes the protein MKVNLQPILNDKNIDANQPSSQRQLQVSISATPGELIENIPLNLCLILDRSGSMGGRPLETVKQAAGKLVEKLNPGDRLSVVAFDHRAKVLIPNQVINDPNSIKRQISQLRADGGTSIDEGLKLGIEEMAKGKKDTVSYAFLLTDGENEHGSNEKCLKLAHLAAGYNLTVNTLGFGSHWNQDILEQIADAGGGTLSYIERPDQAVEEFSRLFKRMQSVGLTNAYLLFDLLPKVRLAELKPVAQVSPDTIELPVQPENNRWVVRLGDLMTEQERVILANLYVGQMPEGMQTVVRLQVRYDDPAQGKEKLLSEVISVEANFQRNYQPNINPEVQNSILALAKYRQTQIAETKLQQGDRSGAATMLQTAAKTALQMGDKSAATVLQINATRLQSGEELSEADRKKTRIVSKTILQSDS
- a CDS encoding PIN/TRAM domain-containing protein: MLDAIIIILFIVATAGIGFGSIDLLPKTVLDQVTNLEGLRFVLAAFGAIIGGAIGLSVQTTYRRIERRFRELPIDVLLTRAVGLVIGLLVANLMLAPIFLLPIPSDFSFIKPLVAILGSIMLGFSGINLADIHGRSFLRLINPHSVETLLVAEGTLKPASTKVLDTSCIIDGRIEELLDTGFVEGQILVPQFVLRELQQVADASNDQKRVRGRRGLDILNRMKTSYSERIVIHSADYEDIPTVDAKLVHLAQEINGTLLTNDYNLSKVASLQKVPVLNINDLAHAVRPSYLPGDTIDLKILKEGKEPSQGIGYLDDGTLVVVEEGNRYVGSELRVVVTSALQTSAGRMIFARPQAAEGVKV
- the hemW gene encoding radical SAM family heme chaperone HemW yields the protein MMKNPATTDNLPIQKPQITNFTIPTSAYIHIPFCRRRCYYCDFPISVVGDKIRGETSGTIEQYVEMLSQEIEITPNLGKPLQTVFFGGGTPSLLSVEQVNRLLARIEKKFGIATNAEISMEIDPGTFDLGRLKGYRNAGINRISVGVQAFQDELLKICGRSHTGSDIFAAVQLIHQVDFPEFSLDLISGLPNQTLSQWQTSLETAVALLTTHISVYDLTIEPMTPFGRQFKPGSQPLPTDETTVQMYKLAQKVLNNAGYQHYEISNYAQPGHQCRHNRVYWQNQSYYGFGMGAASYVGGRRFTRPRTRREYYEWVTSGAKIECEPVSSNDILLETLMLGLRLEEGLDLTVLIDNFGKEILHKIWRCLQPYYQQGLVKVVDINQFNWKGENRDRVPYQGKISLTDPEGFLVSNTILADLFEQLD
- a CDS encoding J domain-containing protein; its protein translation is MNLADCYRLLGLNSGAKLAEVKAAYRRLARRYHPDVNPTDKEAKEKFIAITEAYQFLLSVVKEEEVSQKWNQAETPPKQEPPAPKASSPPPETKVTRKAKPTPPEPQLSEEEKKLKWQSYDQLQLLLKTQRYPRAIALVEGLAQRLPQDPEVRQWQAIAYQRWGRQLISEGELEKARVYLKKALKTDPHNRSLWFEVERDFRRIEQVY
- a CDS encoding ATP-dependent Clp protease proteolytic subunit, with the translated sequence MQAPYYGDAAYRTPPPDLPSLMLKERIVYLGLPLFSSDEIKAQVGVDVTELIIAQLLYLQYEDPDKPIKIYINSTGTAWYGGDAIGFETEAFAICDTLNYIKPPVHTICLGQAMGTAAMILAAGTKGCRASLPNATIVLHQARTRARGQATDIQIQAKEVLANKQAIVDIFAKNTGQPPERIAKDMDRMFYMTPEQAKEYGIIDRVLESAKDLPQPIPSLHS